Proteins encoded in a region of the Pseudothermotoga elfii DSM 9442 = NBRC 107921 genome:
- the thyX gene encoding FAD-dependent thymidylate synthase yields the protein MTIEVLDRGFVKLLDHMGDDFSAVKAARISHGRDLIDEERDRKLIEYLLRSGHESPFEHIVFTFHIKCPIFVARQWMRHRIASYNELSGRYTELAEEFYLPDLYKRYGERLNENDLQKASKLIEESYKKSHEAYKCLIDMKIPKELARVVLPFATYTQFIWSVNARSLMNFLSLRADSHSQWEMQQFALAVAQVFKSICPWTYESFIRYRYEGDLLKGVNP from the coding sequence ATGACTATCGAGGTACTTGACAGAGGTTTCGTAAAATTGCTGGATCACATGGGGGACGATTTTTCAGCAGTTAAAGCGGCAAGAATATCTCACGGAAGAGATCTGATTGATGAGGAGAGAGACAGAAAATTGATTGAGTATCTTTTAAGGAGCGGGCACGAGTCGCCCTTTGAGCACATTGTATTCACTTTTCATATCAAATGTCCCATTTTTGTGGCAAGACAGTGGATGAGACACAGAATAGCATCTTACAACGAGTTGAGTGGTAGATACACAGAACTGGCAGAAGAATTCTATTTGCCAGATCTGTATAAAAGATACGGCGAAAGATTGAATGAAAATGATTTGCAGAAAGCAAGCAAGCTTATTGAAGAGTCTTACAAAAAATCCCATGAAGCTTACAAATGCTTGATCGATATGAAAATTCCCAAAGAACTGGCAAGAGTAGTTTTACCGTTTGCTACTTACACTCAATTTATATGGTCAGTTAATGCCAGAAGTTTGATGAACTTTTTGTCTTTAAGGGCAGATTCTCATTCTCAATGGGAAATGCAGCAATTTGCACTGGCTGTTGCTCAGGTTTTTAAGAGTATCTGTCCATGGACCTATGAATCTTTTATTAGATATCGTTACGAAGGCGATTTGCTGAAAGGAGTGAATCCATGA
- the folE2 gene encoding GTP cyclohydrolase FolE2: MKDVQNQPDNRNIYLQRVGIRNLQYPVTVMDRNNGYQDTVATINMYVDLPVNFRGTHMSRFVEVLNRYRLGIDPKIIKNMLEELRNNLNASVARVEIEFPYFILKKAPVSSIESFLKYTCRIEGQKTEKLYEFTMSVGVPIMTLCPCSKEISERGAHNQRAMAWIHIKSKKMIWFEELIDAAEQAASSPVFTILKRVDEKFVTEHAYDNPRFVEDVAREIAVRLNRDERISWYRVEVESFESIHDHSAYACVMKDKED; encoded by the coding sequence ATGAAAGATGTGCAAAATCAACCGGATAATAGAAACATCTATCTTCAGAGAGTTGGTATAAGAAATTTACAATATCCCGTGACTGTGATGGATAGAAACAACGGTTATCAGGATACGGTTGCGACTATAAACATGTATGTTGATCTTCCCGTGAATTTTAGGGGAACACACATGAGCAGGTTTGTTGAGGTTCTAAACAGATACAGATTGGGGATTGACCCAAAGATTATCAAAAATATGCTTGAAGAACTCAGAAATAATCTCAACGCGAGTGTTGCGAGAGTTGAAATAGAATTTCCCTATTTTATTCTGAAAAAAGCGCCTGTTTCCAGTATAGAAAGTTTCTTAAAGTATACATGTCGCATTGAGGGGCAGAAAACGGAAAAATTATACGAATTTACCATGTCTGTTGGCGTACCCATAATGACACTCTGCCCTTGCTCTAAGGAAATAAGCGAACGGGGCGCACACAATCAAAGAGCCATGGCATGGATACATATCAAGTCCAAGAAAATGATCTGGTTCGAGGAATTAATAGATGCAGCAGAGCAAGCAGCAAGCTCTCCAGTGTTCACTATTTTGAAGAGGGTAGATGAAAAATTTGTGACAGAGCATGCTTATGATAATCCCAGATTTGTAGAGGACGTGGCAAGGGAAATAGCTGTAAGATTGAACAGAGATGAAAGAATTTCCTGGTACAGGGTTGAAGTTGAAAGTTTCGAATCTATACATGATCACAGCGCCTATGCCTGCGTTATGAAAGACAAGGAGGATTGA
- the queD gene encoding 6-carboxytetrahydropterin synthase QueD: MYLSRDFTFDAAHRLEKYHGKCEELHGHTYKLRVTVEGDPDEEGMVVDFLYLKKTVNELVISVLDHRYLNEIISQPTAENIAKWVWDKLKNPLSTQRYRLYEVSVWESENSFVSYRGE, encoded by the coding sequence ATGTATTTATCGAGGGATTTTACTTTTGATGCGGCACATAGACTGGAAAAATATCACGGCAAATGTGAAGAGCTTCATGGACATACTTATAAGCTCAGGGTAACAGTTGAAGGAGATCCTGATGAAGAAGGGATGGTCGTTGATTTTTTGTATTTAAAAAAAACAGTTAATGAGCTGGTTATTTCGGTTCTTGACCACAGATATCTGAATGAAATAATATCTCAGCCAACAGCTGAGAATATCGCAAAGTGGGTTTGGGATAAACTAAAAAATCCTCTTTCAACGCAGCGATACAGATTATATGAAGTGAGCGTCTGGGAGAGTGAGAATTCGTTTGTGAGCTACAGAGGTGAATAG